Proteins encoded in a region of the Candidozyma auris chromosome 7, complete sequence genome:
- the RAD50 gene encoding MRX complex DNA-binding subunit: MSSLYKLSISGVRSFSPKDNEIIQFGTPLTLICGQNGCGKTTIIECLKYATTGDLPPNSKGGAFVNDPAVADRSIVNAEIKLGFISVDKKSMTVTRNMQLTRKRTGRSATATNTFKTLEGQLAVHSNGRKTSISSKNAELDTRVPQYLGASKAVLEYVIFCHQEDSLWPLSEASVLKKRFDEIFEASKFTKVLDNLKIINKEMSTDIKLLEQSVQHANLDKRRAGKIKEKVAESQRKVEQLNGEIAELNMEIEALEKQADDLFHSNQSFQKTLSEHERLKMVYETTETNFKRLRSSIELLRDSDDELRHQLANFSQIQQQRSEAVEEKELLLVDLDAQQSAQQESLSVLTRDEGILFSKKQAYEERKQQLQELLGELERDYKLSQESVFEELNAFLKQKEDSYENAVAANERKVEEAAASVKDAEKLFSREEQHLSYGNDELKSLKAKLKELNAKASASSATEDNITIENAELESLRKKLERKKNDDNSIALSETIERDTERHNALEHELDNLMRKLTNANKQADLLSKLDLLKDSLSVKEEVHAKNIKQNESAFEKVTGKKLDGDFEKSLQETMAETQAEVTEKTTKLNSLKSQMDKLRANEESDAASLSKQEKSLATHTSNILNIIEKDEIPQYEELVKETEEDFNTATYNLNTFDVTKSFKVKAIEIAKQSKCCTLCNRGFSSDELDTFINEVQQNLNTVTASKLQEDVDTTKKDLDSMNAIRYDVLQYRSLISEVSSCKEQVQKKRAALSEIQQEHDKLEESLDVLRTALDEAAILKQPISNIARLKDEIAHIRKQIDEVEQELDSDGGSAMSMAELQKSQQEKSFELKKLRQSIASAKDERDVKQKDLARLESQIKDKELRISNLKNSMNELVTLKRSVTETEEKISALEDKQKTVQKNLKEYERRLHDTTTACNQLKDRCQQEESSMLEELQKIRHKEAQLSDLKQQISSFEVEDLPKVEHNAAKMKEVRQQIQAFAQQRKTLEKETSTLKDAVNDAVKTRRNIEDNLQYRSTERELDAIREQIDQLDVSNAEVEKENYQAASKNLRDKIAELNGQHFGKAGEVKQINDQIQQLQKELNSEFKDVEKMYHKEWIRLQTNMLVSKDLQTYSSALDNAIMKYHSMKMDQINKILRELWNQTYKGTDIDRIEIKCDVNTSGRGRSYNYRVVMYKKSSELDMRGRCSAGQKVLTSILIRLALAECFGTNCGMIALDEPTTNLDTENAESLATALNTIIDVRKSQKNFQLIVITHDEKFLSHINGGSYIDNFYRIERDENQYSVIKSLPIHLMQDE; the protein is encoded by the coding sequence ATGTCCAGCCTCTACAAGCTCTCCATTCTGGGTGTCAGATCCTTCTCTCCAAAGGACAACGAGATCATCCAGTTTGGTACACCTTTAACGCTTATATGTGGCCAGAACGGATGTGGAAAAACCACCATCATAGAGTGTCTCAAATATGCTACCACAGGAGATTTACCGCCCAATTCCAAAGGTGGAGCGTTTGTCAACGATCCTGCAGTTGCTGATAGGCTGATAGTGAACGCAGAAATCAAATTGGGTTTCATATCTGTCGACAAGAAGCTGATGACAGTGACGAGGAATATGCAGTTGACCAGAAAGAGAACAGGGAGACTGGCTACGGCAACAAATACGTTCAAGACTCTAGAAGGGCAGCTTGCTGTCCATTCAAATGGACGAAAAACGTCAATTTCGCTGAAGAATGCTGAGTTGGACACGCGAGTTCCGCAATACTTGGGTGCCTCGAAAGCAGTGCTAGAATATGTGATTTTCTGTCACCAGGAAGACAGTTTGTGGCCCTTGAGCGAAGCAAGTGTGTTGAAGAAACGgtttgatgagattttcGAGGCGTCAAAATTCACGAAGGTTTTGGATAACTTGAAGATTATCAACAAGGAAATGAGCACCGAtatcaagcttttggagcaAAGCGTGCAGCACGCAAACTTGGATAAGAGAAGAGCAGgaaaaatcaaggagaaagTGGCAGAGAGCCAGCGCAAAGTGGAGCAGCTCAACGGGGAGATAGCCGAGTTGAACATGGAGATCGAGGCGTTGGAGAAACAAGCCGACGATTTGTTCCATTCCAACCAACTGTTCCAGAAAACGCTTTCTGAGCACGAAAGGCTCAAGATGGTCTATGAGACCACAGAAACAAACTTCAAGCGGTTGCGACTGTCGATTGAGCTTTTGCGGGATTCCGACGATGAACTACGGCATCAGTTGGCGAACTTTTCGCAGAtccagcagcagagaaGCGAGGCCGtggaggaaaaagagcttcttttaGTAGACCTTGATGCGCAGCAACTGGCACAGCAAGAGTCGCTTTCTGTGTTGACTCGTGACGAGGGTATTTTGTTTAGTAAAAAGCAGGCGTATGAGGAGCGCAAGCAGCAGCTACAAGAGCTTTTGGGAGAGCTCGAGAGGGACTACAAACTCTCTCAAGAGTCGGTttttgaggagttgaaTGCGTTTCTCAAGCAGAAGGAGGATCTGTATGAGAATGcagttgcagccaatgaaAGAAAGGTCGAGGAGGCCGCTGCCTCCGTCAAGGACGCAGAAAAGCTTTTTTCTCGTGAGGAGCAACATCTAAGTTACGGCAACGACGAGCTTAAGTCGTTAAAGGCAAAACTCAAAGAGTTGAATGCCAAAGCAAGCGCTTCTTCTGCTACAGAAGACAACATCACAATTGAAAACGCAGAACTCGAGTCACTCCggaagaagcttgagcGCAAGAAAAATGACGACAACTCCATTGCCCTTTCTGAAACCATTGAGCGTGACACTGAGAGACATAATGCTTTGGAGCATGAGCTTGATAATCTCATGAGGAAATTGACCAATGCCAATAAGCAGGCAGACTTGTTGAGTaaacttgatcttctcaaggatTCTTTAAGCGTCAAGGAGGAAGTACACGCTAAGAATATCAAGCAAAACGAGAGCGCCTTCGAGAAAGTTACAGGCAAAAAATTGGACGGCGATTTCGAGAAGAGTCTCCAGGAAACTATGGCAGAGACTCAAGCTGAAGTGACAGAAAAGACAACAAAGCTCAACTCACTAAAGTCTCAGATGGACAAGCTCAGGGCCAATGAGGAGTCTGACGCTGCAAGCTTGTCCAAGCAAGAGAAGTCCCTTGCTACTCACACCAGTAATATTCTCAACATTATTGAAAAAGACGAGATCCCACAGTATGaagagttggtgaaggaaaCGGAGGAAGATTTCAACACCGCCACCTATAATCTCAACACATTCGATGTCACAAAGAGTTTCAAAGTCAAGGCAATTGAGATTGCCAAACAGTCCAAATGCTGCACTCTTTGTAACAGAGGCTTCTCCAGTGATGAACTTgacactttcatcaatgaagtGCAACAGAACCTCAATACCGTTACGGCAAGTAAATTACAAGAAGACGTGGACACCACGAAGAAAGATTTGGATCTGATGAATGCTATAAGGTATGATGTCTTACAGTACCGTTCACTAATCTCCGAAGTGTCTAGTTGCAAGGAGCAagttcaaaagaaaagagccGCTTTGAGTGAAATTCAGCAGGAACATGATAAGTTGGAGGAGAGCTTAGATGTTCTCCGTACCGCCCTCGATGAAGCAGCAATACTCAAACAGCCAATTAGCAATATTGCACGCTTGAAGGACGAAATTGCTCATATCAGAAAGCagattgatgaagtggagCAAGAGCTTGACAGCGACGGAGGCTCTGCCATGTCGATGGCTGAATTGCAAAAGtctcaacaagaaaaaagcttCGAACTCAAAAAGCTAAGACAAAGCATCGCCTCTGCCAAGGATGAGAGGGACGTCAAGCAGAAAGATCTTGCTCGCCTCGAAAGTCAGATCAAAGACAAAGAACTTCGAATCagcaacttgaagaactcgATGAATGAGCTCGTGACGCTCAAAAGGTCAGTCACTGAgacagaagagaaaatctCTGCCCTTGAGGACAAGCAGAAAACGGTACAGAAGAATCTAAAGGAGTACGAGAGAAGGCTTCATGATACAACGACTGCTTGCAATCAGCTAAAAGACCGCTGCCAACAGGAAGAGTCGAGCATGCTTGAggagcttcaaaagattcgTCACAAGGAGGCTCAACTCTCGGATCTTAAGCAGCAGATTTCTTCCTTTGAAGTGGAGGATCTTCCCAAAGTGGAGCACAATGCTGCAAAGATGAAAGAAGTTCGACAGCAGATTCAGGCATTCGCCCAGCAGCGAAAAACACTCGAAAAGGAGACTTCCACGTTAAAGGATGCTGTCAACGATGCAGTAAAGACTAGGAGGAACATCGAAGATAATCTTCAATACAGAAGTACAGAAAGAGAGCTTGACGCTATTCGAGAGCAAATCGACCAACTTGATGTCTCCAAtgcagaagttgaaaaagagaattaTCAAGCAGCTTCAAAGAATCTTCGTGACAAGATAGCTGAGTTGAACGGCCAGCATTTTGGGAAGGCCGGTGAAGTCAAGCAGATCAATGATCAGATCCAGCAGCTCCAAAAGGAGCTTAACTCGGAGTTTAAGGATGTGGAAAAAATGTATCACAAGGAGTGGATTAGGCTTCAAACCAATATGCTTGTTTCCAAAGACTTGCAGACATACTCCCTGGCTCTTGATAATGCCATCATGAAATACCATAGTATGAAAATGGACCAGATAAATAAGATTCTACGTGAGCTTTGGAACCAGACGTACAAGGGCACAGATATCGATCGAATCGAGATAAAGTGTGATGTCAATACCCTGGGTCGTGGCCGCTCCTACAACTATCGTGTGGTGATGTACAAGAAGAGCTCGGAGTTGGACATGAGAGGACGCTGTTCTGCTGGACAGAAAGTGCTTACCAGTATTTTGATTCGCCTAGCTCTTGCTGAGTGCTTCGGCACAAACTGTGGTATGATTGCCCTTGACGAGCCTACGACGAATTTGGACACCGAAAATGCCGAATCTCTTGCCACTGCTCTCAACACCATCATCGACGTCAGAAAAAGCCAGAAGAATTTCCAGCTCATTGTCATCACTCACGACGAGAAATTCTTGAGCCACATTAACGGAGGAAGCTACATCGACAATTTCTACAGAATCGAGCGAGACGAGAACCAGTATTCTGTGATCAAGAGCTTACCTATACATTTGATGCAAGACGAATAA